The DNA segment CGCATCGTCTACTCGCCGATGGATGCGCTCAAACTGGCGCAGGAAAACCCAACGCGTAAAGTCGTGTTTTTCGGTCTCGGCTTTGAAACAACCATGCCGACGACCGCCATTACCCTGCAACAGGCAAAACTTCGCGACGTGCAGAATTTTTACTTCTTCTGTCAGCACATCACACTCATTCCAACCCTGCGCAGTCTGCTGGAGCAGCCCGATAACGGTATTGACGCGTTCCTCGCGCCGGGCCACGTCAGCATGGTGATCGGTACCGACGCCTATCATTTTATCGCCAGCGAGTTTCATCGTCCGCTGGTGGTCGCTGGATTCGAACCCCTTGATCTACTGCAAGGCGTCGTGATGCTGGTTGAGCAGAAAATAGCGGCCCACAGCCAGGTCGAGAACCAGTACCGCCGCGTGGTGCCTGACGCCGGCAACCTGTTAGCGCAACAGGCTATTGCCGACGTATTTTGCGTCACCGGCGACAGCGAGTGGCGCGGTCTGGGGGTGATTGAATCGTCCGGCGTGCATTTGACGCCTGACTATCAGCGTTTTGATGCCGAAGCGCATTTCCGCCCGGCACCTCAGCAGGTTTACGACGACCCGCGCGCGCGCTGCGGCGAAGTGCTGACCGGGAAATGTAAACCGCATCAGTGCCCGTTGTTTGGCAAGACCTGTAATCCAGAGACCGCCTTCGGCGCACTGATGGTCTCTTCAGAAGGCGCATGCGCCGCCTGGTATCAGTATCGTCAGCAGGAGTGTGAAGCATGAACAGCGTACAACTCGCCCACGGCAGCGGCGGTCAGGCCATGCAGCAACTGATTAACAGTCTGTTTATGGAAGCCTTCGCTAACCCGTGGCTGGCGGAGCAGGAAGATCAGGCGCGCCTGGAACTGGCGCAACTGGTCGCTGAAGGCGATCGACTGGCGTTCTCTACCGACAGCTACGTCATTGACCCGCTGTTTTTCCCCGGCGGCAACATCGGCAAACTGGCGATCTGCGGCACCGCCAATGACGTCGCCGTCAGCGGCGCAATCCCTCGCTATCTCTCCTGCGGCTTTATCCTCGAAGAAGGGCTGCCAATGGAGACGCTGAAAAGCGTGGTAAACAGCATGGCCGCCACCGCGCGTGAGGCCAATATCGCGATCGTGACCGGCGATACCAAAGTTGTTCAGCGTGGCGCAGCGGATAAATTGTTCATCAACACCGCGGGCATGGGGGCGATTCCGGCCAATATTCACTGGGGGGCGCAGACCCTGGCTGCGGGCGACGTGCTGCTGGTCAGCGGCACGCTGGGCGATCACGGAGCCACTATTCTTAATCTGCGTGAACAGTTAGGACTGGATGGCGAACTGGTCAGCGACTGCGCGGTATTAACTCCGCTGATTCAGTCGTTGCGCGATATTCCCGGCGTGAAAGCCCTGCGCGACGCGACGCGTGGCGGCGTGAACGCAGTCGCCCATGAGTTTGCCGCCGCCTGCGGTTTTGGCATTGAGCTGTCCGAATCCACACTTCCCGTGAAGCCTGCCGTTCGTGGAGTATGTGAACTGCTGGGTCTGGATGCGCTCAACTTCGCAAACGAAGGCAAGCTGGTCATTGCCGTTGAACGTCAGGCGGCCGGGCAGGTGTTGGCGGCGTTGCATGCCCATCCGCTGGGGCGCGATGCGGCATTGATTGGCGAAGTGGTCGAACGTAAAGGTGTGCGTCTGGCCGGTCTTTACGGCGTGAAGCGCACGCTGGATTTACCGCATGCAGAACCGCTGCCGCGTATTTGCTGATTATATTGCCCGGTGGCGCTACGCTTACCGGGCCTACGGGTAACGCGTTGTCCGTAGGCCGGATAAGGCGTAGCCACCATCCGGCAGACGTTTAAAAAGAATACCTATAATTCATGTACCTTTTGCACCGCGCAGCGGTACTTTCCTGGAAAAGCAATATGTCGTATACACCGATGAGCGATCTCGGGCAGCAAGGATTGTTCGACATCACTCGCACATTGTTACAGCAGCCCGACCTGCAATCGCTAAGCGAGGCGCTTTCGCAACTGGTAAAGCGCTCGGCGCTTGCCGACAGCGCGGCGATTGTGTTGTGGCAAGCGCAGACACAGCGGGCGTCCTGGTACGCCACGCGCGATGACGGCAAACCCGTCATCTACGAAGATGAAACCGTGCTGGCCCACGGCCCGGTCCGCCGTATCCTCTCTCGCCCCGATGCCCTGCACTGCAATTATCACGAATTTTCAGAAACCTGGCCGCAACTGGCCGCTGGCGGACTTTACGCGCCATTCGGCCACTACTGCCTGCTGCCGCTGGCGGCGGACGGGCGCATTTTTGGCGGCTGCGAATTTATCCGCAACGACGATCGTCCCTGGAGCGAAAAAGAGTACGAGCGTCTGCAAACCTTCACCCAGATTGTCGGCGTGGTGGCGGAGCAAATTCAGTGCCGGGTCACGAACAACGTCGATTACGATCTCTTGTGCCGCGAACGCGACAACTTTCGTATTCTGGTCGCCATCACTAACGCCGTTCTCTCCCGGCTCGACATGGATGAGCTGGTGAGCGAAGTCGCCAAAGAGATCCATCACTATTTCAATATCGACGACATCAGCATTGTCCTGCGCAGCCACCGTAAAAATAAGCTCAGCATTTACTCCACTCACTACCTCGATGAAAATCATCCCGCACACGAACAAAGCGAAGTCGATGAAGCTGGCACCCTGACGGAACGGGTGTTTAAAAGCAAAGAGATGCTGCTGATTAACCTGAACGAACGGGACGCGCTGGCCCCCTATGAACGCATGCTGTTCGATACATGGGGCAACCAGATTCAGACGCTGTGCCTGCTGCCGCTGATGTCGGGCAACACCATGCTCGGCGTGCTCAAGCTGGCGCAGTGTGAAGAAAAAGTGTTTACCACCGCCAACCTGAACCTGCTGCGCCAGATTGCCGGGCGCGTCGCCATCGCCGTCGATAACGCCCTCGCCTATCAGGAAATCCATCGGCTGAAAGAGCGGCTGGTGGATGAAAACCTGGCGCTCACCGAACAGCTCAATAATGTCGACAGCGAGTTTGGTGAAATCATCGGGCGCAGCGATGCGATGTACAGCGTGCTCAAGCAGGTCGAGATGGTGGCTCAGAGCGACAGCACCGTGCTGATCCTCGGTGAAACCGGCACCGGGAAAGAGCTGATTGCCCGCGCAATTCACAATCTGAGTGGGCGTAATGCACGCCGGATGGTGAAGATGAACTGCGCCGCGATGCCCGCGGGCCTGCTGGAAAGTGACCTGTTCGGCCACGAACGCGGTGCCTTCACCGGTGCCAGTGCGCAGCGCATTGGCCGCTTTGAGCTGGCGGATAAAAGTTCTTTGTTCCTGGATGAAGTGGGCGATATGCCGCTGGAATTACAGCCTAAGCTCCTGCGCGTCTTGCAGGAACAGGAATTTGAGCGTCTGGGCAGCAATAAACTGATCCAGACCGACGTGCGTCTGATCGCCGCCACCAACCGTGACCTGAAAAAAATGGTCGAGGATCGCGAGTTTCGTAGCGATCTCTACTACCGTCTCAACGTTTTTCCGATCCAGCTTCCGCCGCTGCGCGAACGCCCGGAAGATATCCCCCTGCTGGTGAAAGCGTTCACCTTTAAAATCGCTCGCCGCCTGGGGCGTAACATCGACAGTATCCCGGCGGAAACCCTGCGCATCCTCAGCAATATGGAGTGGCCGGGTAACGTGCGCGAACTGGAGAACGTGGTTGAACGTGCCGTTCTGCTGACGCGAGGAAGCGTACTGCAACTCTCGCTGCCGGATATCGGCATGCTCTCGCCAGGCGAACCGCCCGTTGCGACCGAAGTCGCCCAGGAAGGGGAAGACGAGTATCAGCTCATCATGCGGGTGCTGAAGGAAACCAACGGCGTGGTCGCAGGGCCGAAAGGGGCGGCACAGCGCCTCGGACTCAAGCGTACAACGCTGTTGTCACGCATGAAGCGTTTAGGGATTGATAAGGATGCATTAGTGTAAGCCGTTCCGGCTATACTCTGTGGAACATAAACAAAAGGAGGCAACATGGCGGTATCAGCACGCAATCAATTGACCGGTACGGTTAGCGCAGTCGCGACAGGCGCAGTCAACGACGAAGTAGAGCTGACGCTGGCAGGCGGTGCAAAACTGGTCGCTATCGTCACCCACAGCAGCCAGCAGGCGCTGGGTCTGGTGAAAGGCAAAGACGCCATCGCGCTGATCAAAGCGCCGTGGGTCACCCTGGCAACAGAAGATTGTGGTCTGAAATTTTCAGCCCGCAACCAGTTCGCCGGTCGCGTTTCTCAGGTCACCGAAGGTGCAGTCAATGCCACTGTCCACATCAAAACCGATGCCGGATTTGAGATTGTGGCAGTCGTCACCAATGAGAGTCAGCAAGAGATGAAACTGAGCCAGGGCAGCCGCGTTATCGCGCTGATTAAAGCCTCAGCAATTCTGATTGCCACCAAAGCGTAACTCAGGCGCTCGATGACGTAATATTCATCGGGCTTACTAACGCCTTACTTCTTGCGCTGATATTTTTCCGGCAGTTCCGGTACGGGACGTTTATCGTCGATAAGATGACGAACGGTCAGGATTGGATGACGCCAGAGCATTCTCGGCCCCGCCCAGCGCATGATCTGCTTCATCTCTTCACGCTTCGCTGGCTGATAGCAGTGCACGGGACACTGTTTACAGGCCGGTTTCTCCTCGCCAAAGACGCACTTATCCAGACGTTTTTGCGCATAGGCAAACAGCGCTTCGTAGTGTTCCGGCTCATCTGATGCCTGCGGACACAGGCTCTCGTACAGCGCGATCATCTTTTTAATCGTCAGTTTTTCGCGAGCAATGCGCTTGCCGGACATGGTGCCTCCAGGAATAAGTTGCATAAATAATACACATTATTCGTAATGGCAACCATACCCAACTATAGGT comes from the Citrobacter amalonaticus genome and includes:
- the hypD gene encoding hydrogenase formation protein HypD, which encodes MRFVDEYRAPEQVMQLIEHLRERAAHLPYTAERPLRIMEVCGGHTHAIFKFGLDQLLPDNVEFIHGPGCPVCVLPMGRIDSCVEIASHPEVIFCTFGDAMRVPGKQGSLLQAKARGADIRIVYSPMDALKLAQENPTRKVVFFGLGFETTMPTTAITLQQAKLRDVQNFYFFCQHITLIPTLRSLLEQPDNGIDAFLAPGHVSMVIGTDAYHFIASEFHRPLVVAGFEPLDLLQGVVMLVEQKIAAHSQVENQYRRVVPDAGNLLAQQAIADVFCVTGDSEWRGLGVIESSGVHLTPDYQRFDAEAHFRPAPQQVYDDPRARCGEVLTGKCKPHQCPLFGKTCNPETAFGALMVSSEGACAAWYQYRQQECEA
- a CDS encoding TOBE domain-containing protein gives rise to the protein MAVSARNQLTGTVSAVATGAVNDEVELTLAGGAKLVAIVTHSSQQALGLVKGKDAIALIKAPWVTLATEDCGLKFSARNQFAGRVSQVTEGAVNATVHIKTDAGFEIVAVVTNESQQEMKLSQGSRVIALIKASAILIATKA
- a CDS encoding nitrous oxide-stimulated promoter family protein, whose amino-acid sequence is MSGKRIAREKLTIKKMIALYESLCPQASDEPEHYEALFAYAQKRLDKCVFGEEKPACKQCPVHCYQPAKREEMKQIMRWAGPRMLWRHPILTVRHLIDDKRPVPELPEKYQRKK
- the flhA gene encoding formate hydrogenlyase transcriptional activator FlhA, which codes for MSYTPMSDLGQQGLFDITRTLLQQPDLQSLSEALSQLVKRSALADSAAIVLWQAQTQRASWYATRDDGKPVIYEDETVLAHGPVRRILSRPDALHCNYHEFSETWPQLAAGGLYAPFGHYCLLPLAADGRIFGGCEFIRNDDRPWSEKEYERLQTFTQIVGVVAEQIQCRVTNNVDYDLLCRERDNFRILVAITNAVLSRLDMDELVSEVAKEIHHYFNIDDISIVLRSHRKNKLSIYSTHYLDENHPAHEQSEVDEAGTLTERVFKSKEMLLINLNERDALAPYERMLFDTWGNQIQTLCLLPLMSGNTMLGVLKLAQCEEKVFTTANLNLLRQIAGRVAIAVDNALAYQEIHRLKERLVDENLALTEQLNNVDSEFGEIIGRSDAMYSVLKQVEMVAQSDSTVLILGETGTGKELIARAIHNLSGRNARRMVKMNCAAMPAGLLESDLFGHERGAFTGASAQRIGRFELADKSSLFLDEVGDMPLELQPKLLRVLQEQEFERLGSNKLIQTDVRLIAATNRDLKKMVEDREFRSDLYYRLNVFPIQLPPLRERPEDIPLLVKAFTFKIARRLGRNIDSIPAETLRILSNMEWPGNVRELENVVERAVLLTRGSVLQLSLPDIGMLSPGEPPVATEVAQEGEDEYQLIMRVLKETNGVVAGPKGAAQRLGLKRTTLLSRMKRLGIDKDALV
- the hypE gene encoding hydrogenase maturation carbamoyl dehydratase HypE, whose amino-acid sequence is MNSVQLAHGSGGQAMQQLINSLFMEAFANPWLAEQEDQARLELAQLVAEGDRLAFSTDSYVIDPLFFPGGNIGKLAICGTANDVAVSGAIPRYLSCGFILEEGLPMETLKSVVNSMAATAREANIAIVTGDTKVVQRGAADKLFINTAGMGAIPANIHWGAQTLAAGDVLLVSGTLGDHGATILNLREQLGLDGELVSDCAVLTPLIQSLRDIPGVKALRDATRGGVNAVAHEFAAACGFGIELSESTLPVKPAVRGVCELLGLDALNFANEGKLVIAVERQAAGQVLAALHAHPLGRDAALIGEVVERKGVRLAGLYGVKRTLDLPHAEPLPRIC